A segment of the Salminus brasiliensis chromosome 1, fSalBra1.hap2, whole genome shotgun sequence genome:
CCGCCTTTTTAACTCCAGGCTTCTAATCCTCGCCGAGAGCTTCTCCAGAAAAGATGAACCCCAGCGCTCCCAGCTACCCGATGGCCTCGCTGTATGTGGGGGATCTGCACCAGGACGTGACGGAGGCCATGCTGTACGAGAAGTTCAGCCCCGCCGGCCCGATCCTGTCTATCCGCGTGTGCAGGGACATGATGACCCGCAGGTCGCTCGGATATGCCTACGTGAACTTCCAGCAGCCTGCGGACGGTGAGCGCTGAGGGGAAAGGTGGCGGAAACCGCTCCTGGAAGTCGGTAAAAATAGTGTTGGGCCTTCTGGTCGGAActctccggtccaccttaaatactgCAGCAGTTACAGCAGGACCGCCTGAGGCGCCAGACCGCAGCTGCTGCAGCGcttaaggtggaccggagagTTCCGAAACCGCTGAAAGAATGTGTTAAAGAAAACACCTCTAAACGTTTATTCAGCCTTTAAACCTTCTGTATCCTCTAAAGAGCCGCGAGTCCAAGCTAAAAACACGTATAAACCTTTATTTAAGACTAGTTGCTCCTACCAGAGCAGGCCCTACACCCAGCCGCGCCGCCCGGAGTCGCTCCTCCACCTCTCCCCCATGAAGGCTTCATTGGACGGGTCTTACCCAGGGTCTGATACTGATCCAACTTTAACCCCCGAACTAAAGAAAGAAGCTTATCTGGGTTTTAGTGGGTTTTTAAACTTTGCCCTGTGTTTAATATTCTGTAATACAGTAATGGATGTAGGTGTGATtagatttaaaaataataataataaataaataaattgggaAAATGctaatttcttcttattaaattaAGCCTGTTTAGTAAATGTGCAGTACTAAGGGGGCTGCCAGCAGGGGGCGACACAAGTCCTTGTACAGGGTTTTAGAGGTGTGTGAAACCCCTCGTAGTCCTTACGATCTTATTGTCATTTAATCAGATTCTGCAGTGTTCAGGTAATGGTATGTGAGATCAGTGAAGCTGTTCCTAATGAGCTGTTCCTCTCTTCTCAGCTGAGCGTGCTCTGGACACCATGAACTTTGACGTGATCAAGGGCAGGCCTGTGAGGATCATGTGGTCCCAGAGAGACCCCTCTCTGAGGAAGAGCGGCGTCGGCAACATCTTCATCAAGAACCTGGACAAGTCCATCGACAACAAGGCCCTGTACGACACGTTCTCAGCCTTCGGGAACATCCTGTCCTGCAAGGTAAGGAGGAGCAGGACTGGGTTTGGACTGGAGTGTGGGGTTGCGTGTGTTACAGCATGGCGTCAGACTGCAGTCTCCAATAACCTAAAGCCCATTTCACCCAGACACGGCCGGCCCGCTCGCTGCGCCAGAACGCCTCCGTAACGCTCGCCGTTCTCTCCGGACGAGGCTTCACTGAAACGAGCTGCTGTACAGTGGACCTGGGCTCATTACAGCGGGCTGATCTGGTTAGCTGTGAAGCAGCTGGATGGTTCGGTGTGTTGGTCTCGAGCAGCTGTGGGCAGTTCCCGTTCTGGAGGGCTGGGTTCCTGCACAGCTCTGTGCTTTTCCCCCTCACACCTGATTCGACTCACCTGTTCATTGCCAGGTGTAGTCAGTCTGTTGGGGCAGGGGAATCGGTAGACTGCGCTGGACTCTGCCCCAGAAGGCCTCAGCGGGTCTAGGTTGCACGTTTAGTAGACCTACAGTGCTCTGAGGGTCAAAAGTGGGCCGTCTGTTTACAGCGTCTGGTGGAAATGggctcctgtgtgtgtgtgtgtgtgtgtttgctgcctGTACTCACGCCGCTTCCTCTCCTGAAGGTGGTGTGTGATGAGAACGGCTCTAAGGGCTACGGCTTTGTGCACTTTGAGACCCACGAGGCTGCAGAGCGAGCCATAGAGAAAATGAACGGCATGCTGCTGAATGACCGCAAAGTGTAAGTGTGAAAGGAGGGCTGACCCGAGCTCGTCTTCCTGCTGCTCTAACTGCACCGCACTCGACTAAGTCCACTTACTGTTGTGTGTAACTCCTTTCCTTTAAGTAGATCTGGAGGTGAAAACAGTCCCTGCTTAGCGATCAacaaaaacaatgcatttacatttcaCCCCCACTGCAGGagattaccccccccccacacacacacacactcacacattcacacttaaGTTGTAAAGAATtcttttgaatgaggcacaatacagggtaACCACTCAGAACAGGGCTAATTTGCATATCAGTATTGCATAACAGGCAGAGTAACAGATTGCTTGTTTATTTGAAAGTAGGCGGCATGATGTGGGGGGGGGTGATACTAATGTTTCTGTGTTCTGGAGTTGATGATCTTTAACATGCAGGAGTCTTCAGCAGCAGTCGAGGGTCCAGCATGTCCTAATAGTCATAATGTGCTCTGTGGATCCAAGGGGAATGAGTGGGCCCagtctgttctctctctttcaggacCCGTCGGGGTTATTTTACTACTGTCTCGGGTTCAGAGAGCGCATCATTAATGTCAGGACGTTTTGAATagatatgttttatttatttattcatttaacgcTGACCCCTCCTCCCGTTAGAGAgcgtaattagtcctgtttaattggctGGAGGAGTAAAGGTCCCTGTAGCAGCTGAAATGGTCTGTCATGTCTTCAGATATCGTAATGTCGTCCAGCCCCACTTTACACAGCTTGTGTAACAACCTTCCTCCTGATCTTAAAAGGTTTGTCGGGCGCTTCAAGTCTCGCAAGGAGCGCGAGGCTGAGATGGGGGCCAGAGCGAAAGAGTTCACCAACGTTTACATCAAGAACTTTGGGGAGGACATGGATGATGAGAAGCTGAAGGAGATCTTCAGCAAGTTCGGTGAGTCAGAGGCGGCTCATGCGGTGCTGAGCGGGAGAGCGGGGCGTTTTCTGCGTCAGCCGTCTGATCCCTGATCTCTCCTCCTTCTTGTCCTCCAGGCCCAGCCTTGAGCATTCGTGTGATGACTGACGACGGCGGCAAATCCAAGGGCTTCGGCTTTGTGAGCTTCGAGAGGCACGAGGACGCTCAGAGGGTGGGTGTGTTCGCCAGTGCGGCGCCATCGAAGTTGTGTTTAGGCAGCTTGGCGTCCCTGTTGTTCTAGTGGGTTCTCTGACGATGGTCCTGTTCTCTTCAGGCTGTGGACGAGATGAACGGGAAGGAGATGAATGGGAAGCAGGTCTATGTGGGTCGAGCTCAGAAGAAGGGAGAGAGGCAGACTGAGCTGAAGCGCAAATTCGAGCAGATGAAGCAGGACCGCATGACCCGCTACCAGGTGAGCGTTACCGTGCGACACATGGGGAGGGTTTAGCCAGATAACTTGAGCCTGAAGTCAGGCTGGTCCAATAGGAAGAGCTGAGGGGCGATCCTAATGGACTGTCCTCGACTTGGGGCTCAAGTCCTGCGAGGTTCAGGGTAAAGCCATGTTACCCTCTTCCAGTAGAAAAGACGCTGAAGGAGTTTAGGGGCCGCTAACAGCAGTGTGTCCCCGCTGTCGCGTTCAGGACAGTAGGTCAGCACACACCTGTGCTCACTCCCCAAGACCCCCCGGGCTGTTTCTCCACCCAATTTACAGTAAACTGCTCTTTAAAACCAGCCACACTGAGAGACACTGCAGCCGCAGCCTCGCCAAACATGGACAGAGCTTTACTGCCTCTGTACAACGAGCCTCTCTGTTTCTAATGTTTGTGTTAAAGAAATTATTAATCGGTCAGTTTTTACCCAGAAGCCATTTCAGTTCTTGCGTattcagtattaatattaaattgaaGGATTGCTGTTTCTGCACTCTGTACTTCAAATAGTGCTGTATTGAGGCAGAGCGAGGCGAAGTGTTTTATCGTTATGAAATGAAAGCTTTATATTCTGTATTTCTGAAACTGAAATGAGCGGTAAACCCGTGTAAACCGTCCCTGCAGACGTGAGACGCCAAAATCTGAAATCCCACAGTATGTTTTTGATGACTCCGCCCAGCCCCGCAATGAGGTGAAGCAATCTGGGGTTAGAGAATGACTTCATAAATAGTCCGGAGTTTAAACTGTACCCTCGGCTCTTCCCCGGCTGTAACGCAGAGGAGGCCGTTGTTGGCCTGGTCGAGCTCCTTCAGATAACGAGGCTCAGTCTGCTCAGTAGAATTGAGCGACAGGTCCTGTCTGTTGGCCGGAGCTCGCTTTGGGCTGCGGTTGTCCGGCTTTGTGAAGGCCTCCCTGCATACATCACTCAAACCTGTATCCTCTCCATGACTCAACCCTCCTACCCGGCTGTGTCCACAGGGCGTGAACCTGTACGTGAAGAACCTGGATGATGGTCTGGATGATGAGCGTCTGAGGAAGGAGTTTTCTCCTTTTGGAACCATCACCAGCGCGAAGGTAACGGgagcttaaagcaacattgcttgttagcaacattagcctagctgACGTGTTGATGTTAAAGGGAGGTTTGGTTTTAGTTGTTTAATGAAGCTCTTCTGTGCAGGTGATGATGGAGGGCGGTCGCTCCAAAGGCTTCGGGTTTGTGTGCTTCTCCTCGCCGGAGGAGGCCACCAAGGCCGTGACGGAGATGAACGGCCGCATCGTGGCCACCAAGCCGCTGTATGTGGCTTTAGCTCAGCGCAAAGAGGAGCGCCAGGCCCACCTCACCAACCAGTACATGCAGAGGATGGCCAGCGTGCGCGCTGTGCCCAACCCAGTCCTCA
Coding sequences within it:
- the pabpc1a gene encoding polyadenylate-binding protein 1A, translated to MNPSAPSYPMASLYVGDLHQDVTEAMLYEKFSPAGPILSIRVCRDMMTRRSLGYAYVNFQQPADAERALDTMNFDVIKGRPVRIMWSQRDPSLRKSGVGNIFIKNLDKSIDNKALYDTFSAFGNILSCKVVCDENGSKGYGFVHFETHEAAERAIEKMNGMLLNDRKVFVGRFKSRKEREAEMGARAKEFTNVYIKNFGEDMDDEKLKEIFSKFGPALSIRVMTDDGGKSKGFGFVSFERHEDAQRAVDEMNGKEMNGKQVYVGRAQKKGERQTELKRKFEQMKQDRMTRYQGVNLYVKNLDDGLDDERLRKEFSPFGTITSAKVMMEGGRSKGFGFVCFSSPEEATKAVTEMNGRIVATKPLYVALAQRKEERQAHLTNQYMQRMASVRAVPNPVLNPYQPAPPSGYFMAAIPQAQNRAAYYPSSQLAQLRPSPRWATQSVRPQHFQNMPNAIRPTAPRPQTFSTIRPTASQVPRMMTSQRMASQPMGPRPTSAGTATGTAPVRAVPQYKYTPGVRNPQQHLGAQPQVPMQQPAVHVQGQEPLTASMLAAAPPQEQKQMLGERLFPLIQNMHPNLAGKITGMLLEIDNSELLHMLESPESLRSKVDEAVAVLQAHQAKEAAQKSVNSATVPAV